Genomic window (Rhododendron vialii isolate Sample 1 chromosome 4a, ASM3025357v1):
TACTGTTTATGAGATGTTTTAATCTTTTTATTCCCCTATATCTATTTCTTCTTTCTGTATCTGCATGTATCCTGCTTATAgattgcgtggtttgtcctgagtGTACACTGGTctgttccagagcccaaaggaTTGAAAATAAGAACCGTGAGTTTAGGCTTACTGGTGTACGCCAGTCAATGAGTGGCGTGCGCAGTTATGTCTGCATGCAGTGGTTCGGTCAACACATGCAGGCTTCTTCCTGCGCATAAACACTCTGGACTAGTGTTTTACAGTCTGTTTAAAATGCTTACGGTGCTTGTTCTCACTCTATTATAGTTGTCAATAAGATCATTCATTCTATTCTACTACGCTGCAAACTTGTTACAGTTCTAATCccttttaactgttcccccgtcctaattggccaaaaaaaaatgattaatgagagaaaaatgcaaatgttttacaaaatgtccaagtagagaccgatctccggattgggcgagaggggtgccataaaacatttccctctcgtaatctggctcccgaTTTTATAGTCTACAAgtcttttttaaaatcaaacaacgtagcaaacgtttcaagttcggttccttgggtatttcaccgctaaaattcgagtggcgactctgaatcgaagtgTTTAGCCGCGCTTTCCAAAAAAGGGCACACCCgattttatatgtaaaataaaattttcagggGTGTGTGCCCACATAAACCTCACATATATGTCTGAGAAAGATGATTAAAGTGTGATAAATTGATGTGTGCTTAGTATGTCTCGTACTATAAAACATGGGAAAGAACCTTCATCTTAGAAACATCACCGACTAGAATCATAGGGGGTCAGCGTATTTTTCAGAAACCTCGGGGGTGGTCAGTGTAATTTACCCTTCTAATGAAATCTCTCActgaacaaacaaacaaaaggcgctgctattcgcaagccctctatttactctcatagcccgttaaaaattttcaattatattcgatagttagttaccgaaattgaaatatattttcagcgtccaattaccgaaatataatatttttttcaacagatgtttaccgaaaatgcatgttcggcagttgtttaccgaaagttgaacatattttcgacatgtagttaccgaaatataatcttgtttttaacagcaatttaccgaaatattatttatgattttcaacaatcatttaccgaaatttagtgggctacgagagtaaatagagggctgcgaatagcgacGCCCCAAACAAAGAAAGCTGCAAAATCTTGATACTTCCAACCCGATGTTGCGAAACCAGTTTATCAATCGGTGAGGCCGAAGCTCCAACACCCTCAAGTCAAATAGGAGTAAGATATCACTGTTTCATCTTTTGACACCACAATTCAAATCACTGTTTCATCTTTTGTTTAATCTTCTTCAAAACCTTGTTGGGTTAATGAATAGTATTTCACTTACTTTTGTTAGTAGCTAGCTTCAAAATCAAAGTTCTGTTAACAAATTCGACCCTGCTTTACGCCCCGATTCAAATAACGATTTAACTGACGTTGTTCTGTTCATTTTTGTGGTTCACTTTTGTTACTAGCTAgcttcaaaatcaattttctgttaACAAATTCGACCCTGCTTTATGCCCCAATTCAAATAACGATTTAACTGACGTTGTTCTGttcatttttgtgtttctttttatCAGGGAGTACTACATATGCTGATAAGTTTCTCGACAAAATGCCGTCTCTACAAACAGCATTGCCTCCTGAACTTGCCAACAATGTCATTAGAGTTACGACTTCAGATTTTTAATCTTAGTTTAGTTCATCAAGTCCATTGGATTACCATATAGTTCTTGTAGGCATCATGACATGTTTGATTGGTTGGACTAATGATGACGAGTGCATATGCAAAAAcacgaaggaaaaaaaaaacccacttgGAGGTGATAAACGAGTCAACAAGCCGAGCACTAGATTAGTAGATTGTTcaatttggtttgaaaacttaacaagctttACAAATATGTCCAGTCTTGTTGGCCTGTTAATCTGGCGAGCCAAGCCTTAATCAAACCCATTACAAGCCATCTCAAGTAGCTTAGAATTTATAAACAGCATGAGTTAAAATGAGCTATTAACAACTTGCTCTATCTTATCTTAGGTTTGAAAGATTGATGGGGTTTACAAAATGTTAAAGATTTCCCTGTTCATGCAGCGAATTGATCCCGCACAAGCTTTAAACGAGCAAACAAGAACTCAAATTATTATATCTTGGTTCGTTTATCCGTGCTAATCCCACTTTTAGTTCGGACTGAGGAGATAACTTACACCACCTTTGTTATTATAGTTGATTGTTTTGCGATTAGTTTTTCAATGCAATACCTCTGATTTTTAGTACAAATTCCACATCTTATCTGGCGAATCACAAGGCCTTCTATAGATGAGTAATCCCCTGTATTAGTTATGCTACATTCCAAGGTACTGTGTATATCGCATTTTGTGGCATTATGATCCAGAGGATATGCAATTTCCCCACCCATTGTTGCATTCCAAGTCCGGAAATGTAAAAATGGCCGTTCTGTCTATAAATACTCGTAAAGTGCATACTCACTTATTTTCACTATTGTTCTGAGTTGTGTTGCTGGCTGTCTATTGCTAAGGCTTTTTCTTCCCTTTGCTTTTGGTCTGCAGCTTTACCTGGAATGCCTTCGAAGAGCTAAATACGTAGGCAGTCGGGTATATATTTCTTCTCCATGTCTTACTTTTGGCTAATACATTATGTAATggagcctctttttttttttttttctccttagaAATTAGCTCATTCTCAATACAAAACATGTAGATTAATCTAAAGTAGTAGGTATCAATTTTGATAATAAAGCACGTTATCAATACCTAAAGATAAATGTCTCCAAACAATGTTGACTTGAAGAATTTTACCAAACCCTGGAAGaattgttttcgtttttttcttttctttgaacaACAACTGCAATAATTGttgctttgtttgttttggtgttggCACTGGTTAGTCTACTGCTTTCCTGAAATTTTGCCCATATGCCTTTCCATGATGTTATGATTCTTTAGTGAGTAGAAACTTTCCTGTTTTGGACACCTTTTCTTGGAAAAGGTTCTTCTAAATCATGCCTCCAACTAGTTTTTGTGGTTGACTCTGCATATAATGTCACATCCACAGACTGGAGGAATTATTAGATTGGGAGTTACTACAACTGCACTTAAGCCAAGAGCCTATTTTGGACCCTTTGTGTGTGAAGTGCAGCAGAAGGAGAAGCAGTTATCTTAACTGGCAAACTGTTGTTACCTAGTCTTCTGCAGTAATACCAAAAGCAGTATCTGATAGGATCCTGGTCAACTTCATTCCTCATTTGGTTGGCAAAATCAATCTCATTCTCTACACTCTTGAATCAAAGGCTGAGCATGGAAATTAACCTAGGATGAGGGGAAAGGAACTAACATATGCCATTGGGATCTAGGATGGGGGTGGGGAAGGAACTAGAACATGTGCTATTGGAAACATTGTTGACTCGAGATGCTATTGGAAACATTGCAGTCAAATTGTGTCTCCTTGTTTAGCTTGTCTCCAGATGTTTTcaggaaacaacaaaaaatattagtgTAAGGAAACGTTGCGGCTCTATGTTTTGAGTTCTGTCTTGTTCTTGGAGTTGGTTGAGTCATATATCATAACTTCCGGAAAGGCTATTAGGGTTTGTCTCAAAGTTGGATATcatgaagaaagaaaaaaatgcattctTTCTTTTAAAATCTGATGCAGATGAAATGAAACAGATCCTTGAGTAGGTGTTGAATGCATGGCTCGTTTGTTTAATCCGTACAACTCCAGAATTTGCATGTTAATATTTACATTCATGTTATCAAATTGAACTTCCATTCCATTTAAAGGTTTTCTCTGACGGTTGTTGAGAAGGATTACAGTAATTAACCTTTTTGCGTGCATTGCCCGATCTGCAGCAACACAATACAGAGCTTGTCGTTGATATGGTGAGACAGCAATTTAGAAAGCACATGCATGAGACAAATCCGGATAAGATTCAGAAGTTAAAGGATGAGTGAGTTTCATTTCAACTTGTAATTTACCTCTCCATTTTATACACGTTCTAGGGGAGCTGAGTGGTAAGGATGTTAGATGTCATATTATATAGGTAGAATGCatccaacttttttttgttccttATATGAAATTCAGTTGGCTGGACTTAATGGtaacttttctcttcctctctttcGAACAAGTGGGTTCGAATTTGATTGCCTTATGCTACTGCTGAAGAATTCTAAACTTTTGGTGTTCTTGTGGATTTGCAGTGCGGCAAGGGGGCTCATAAACCATATACTATATGAATCTGAGAAGATGTCCGGTCGTAAATTCAGCCTGAACTCTTGATCTTGCTCAAATGATGAGCTGGTACGTTCCAGAAGACGATGTGAGGATGCAAGGACAAGGCTCTATCCTTTCTTTAAAAAGGAGGCGACCCTAGTTGTTTAGAGGACGGAAGGGCTCTCCTTTGAAGTGTATCACCTTCTGTCCCAAATTGCTAATCCTTTTTCCGTGTTCCAAATGGAAATTGAAACTTATTGGTTTGGAACAATGCTCTTTATTTTATGCTTTGGGTTTTCCAAGTGAATGTGCATTGtaggaaatttcaaatttggaaaGGTGATGTACAAAAGAGAATCGAAGAGCTTGGAAAGAATAAACAGTTGGTTCTTCTTGTGTTCCCTTGTTCTTCCAATGCCAGTTAATGATTACCGAGAGTGTGGGTTTCTTGGAGGGTTTCTTGCGTTTCCAGCTTGTTCCGTTTTTTAATGTCTTATTGTGCTTGTTGCCGATAGACTGCTGTGTTTCACTGCTGTTTCTGTTTGGGTCCGAATTGCTGTGGTATTTGTCGCATCTCCTTTCAGTGTAACCTTTCGCTCCTATCGCTAGCAAAGAGTTCAGAGCACGAAAGCGCAAGGAGAGGCTGTTAGACCTTTCGTGAAGTGAGGCGTAAGCCTCACTC
Coding sequences:
- the LOC131323267 gene encoding uncharacterized protein LOC131323267, whose translation is MPSLQTALPPELANNVIRLYLECLRRAKYVGSRQHNTELVVDMVRQQFRKHMHETNPDKIQKLKDDAARGLINHILYESEKMSGRKFSLNS